The nucleotide sequence TATTATTTGTGAGAAGGGAGATAAACAGGGCAAGGAAGGAATCGCCCCTCGATGAAGTGATTCCGGTGAAGGCGTTTAATGACATAAAGCCCTATATAAAGGGGATAAAAAGGTGTGGGTTTGAGCTGGATGTGGTCCCCTATAATCTGATGATGAAGTTTATGGGCATCCTGGGCAATATTGAGTTTGTTGATATAAGCCCGATTATTAAATGCTTAAGAAAGACAAAAACGCCTTTTGAAATTTTCTTGATGGAGAAGGCAGCATCTATTGCGAAGAAGGTTTATAAGAAAATACCGGATGTGCTGAAAGAAGGCATGACGGAGATAGAGCTTGGAGGGCTTCTTGAATCGTTTGCAAAACCCCTGGGTCACGAAGGTATTTTAAGGGTCAGGTCTTTGAACTATGAGGCGTACTCCTGGCATATTTTGAGTGGAGAGACCGGCAGCATAGTGAGCCAGTCTGATTCCCCTATGGGCGGGCTTGGTTTATCCCCGGCATTTCCTGTAGGGGCAAGCATGAAAAAGATAAGGAAGGGAGAGCCCATACTGATAGACTATGGTGTGTGTTATCATGGCTATCAGGCGGATCAGACAAGGATGTTTGCCATTGGACATATGCCGGATATATTTGTGAAGGCCTATGAGGTTTGCAGGGATGTGCATTATAAGGTACTTGATAAAGCCCTCACAGGTATGACATGCAGCGCCCTTTTTGAGTATTCTAAGGAACTTGCAAAAAAGGCGGGTTTTAAAGATGCCTACCTCGGTTATGGACCATACCAGGTGAAGTTTTTAGCCCATGGAATAGGGCTTGAACTGAATGAAATACCCTTTATAGCCACTGGCATGGATTACCCAATTGAAGAGGGTATGGTT is from Pseudomonadota bacterium and encodes:
- a CDS encoding Xaa-Pro peptidase family protein; translated protein: MLYTPKEEIEGRIARLKTLMEKASLDGAFFLYKVDYYYFTGTMQDAFLFVPLKGKPILFVRREINRARKESPLDEVIPVKAFNDIKPYIKGIKRCGFELDVVPYNLMMKFMGILGNIEFVDISPIIKCLRKTKTPFEIFLMEKAASIAKKVYKKIPDVLKEGMTEIELGGLLESFAKPLGHEGILRVRSLNYEAYSWHILSGETGSIVSQSDSPMGGLGLSPAFPVGASMKKIRKGEPILIDYGVCYHGYQADQTRMFAIGHMPDIFVKAYEVCRDVHYKVLDKALTGMTCSALFEYSKELAKKAGFKDAYLGYGPYQVKFLAHGIGLELNEIPFIATGMDYPIEEGMVFAIEPKMVFPKIGASGIENTVVIEKGKWRVLTDIDEEIVIL